A window from Felis catus isolate Fca126 chromosome B1, F.catus_Fca126_mat1.0, whole genome shotgun sequence encodes these proteins:
- the INTS10 gene encoding integrator complex subunit 10 isoform X2, with amino-acid sequence MSAQGDCEFLVQRARELVQQDLWAAKAWLITARSLYPADFNIQYEMYTIERNAERTATAGRLLYDMFVNFPDQPVVWREISIITSALRNDSQDKQTQFLRSLFETLPGRVQCEMLLKVTEQCFNTLERSEMLLLLLRRFPETVVQHGVGLGEALLEAETIEEQESPVNCFRKLFVCDVLPLIINNHDVRLPANLLYKYLNKAAEFYINYVTRSTQIESQHQGAQESSDLMSPSKRSSQKYIIEGLTEKSSQIVDPWERLFKILNVVGMRCEWQMDKGRRSYGDILHRMKDLCRYMTNFDNEAHAKYKNQVVYSTMLVFFKNAFQYVNSIQPSLFQGPNAPSQVPLVLLEDVSNVYGDVEIDRNKHIHKKRKLAEGREKTMSSDDEDCSAKGRNRHIVVNKAELANSIEVLESFKLARESWELLYSLEFLDKEFTRICLAWKTDTWLWLRIFLTDMIIYQGQYKKAIASLHHLAALQGSLPQPQITGQGTLEHQRALIQLATCHFALGEYRMTCEKVLDLMCYMVLPIQDGGKSQEEPSKIKPKFRKGSDLKLLPCTSKAIMPYCLHLMLACFKLRAFTDSRDDMALGHVIVLLQQEWPRGENLFLKAVNKICQQGNFQYENFFNYVTNIDMLEEFAYLRTQEGGKIHLELLPNQGMLIKHHTVTRGITKGVKEDFRLAMERQVSRCGENLMVVLHRFCINEKILLLQTLA; translated from the exons ATGTCGGCCCAGGGGGACTGCGAGTTCCTGGTGCAGCGAGCCCGGGAACTGGTGCAGCAGGACCTGTGGGCAGCCAAGGCTTGGCTGATCACAGCCCGCAGCCTCTACCCCGCCGACTTTAACATCCAG TATGAGATGTACACCATCGAGCGGAATGCGGAGAGGACTGCCACCGCCGGGAGACTGCTGTACGACAT gtttgtGAATTTCCCAGATCAGCCGGTGGTGTGGAGAGAAATCAGCATTATTACATCAGCATTAAGGAATGATTCACAGGATAAACAAACCCAATTTTTAAGAA GTTTGTTTGAAACTCTCCCTGGTCGAGTCCAGTGCGAAATGTTACTAAAGGTAACAGAACAATGCTTCAACACGTTGGAACGATCAGAAATGTTGCTTCTGCTTTTGAGACGCTTCCCTGAAACAGTGGTACAGCATGGG GTTGGCCTTGGGGAAGCACTATTAGAGGCTGAAACTATTGAAGAACAAGAATCTCCTGTTAACtgctttagaaaattatttg TTTGTGATGTTCTTCCACTAATAATTAACAACCATGATGTTCGATTGCCTGCCAATTTATTATATAAGTACTTGAACAAAGCAGCTGAATTTTATATCAATTACGTCACTAGGTCTACTCAGATAGAGAGTCAGCACCAAG GTGCCCAAGAATCATCTGATTTAATGTCACCTAGCAAACGGAGCTCTCAGAAGTACATAATAGAAGGGCTGACTGAAAAATCATCCCAGATTGTGGACCCTTGGGAGAGgttgtttaagattttaaatgTTGTTGGAATGAGATGTGAATGGCAGATGGATAAAGGAAGACG AAGCTATGGTGATATTTTGCATAGAATGAAGGATCTCTGCAGATACATGACCAACTTTGATAATGAAGCtcatgcaaaatataaaaaccaagtGGTTTATTCCACTATGTTGGTCTTCTTTAAGAATGCATTCCAGTATGTCAACAGCATACAACCATCTCTGTTCCAAG GTCCTAATGCCCCAAGCCAAGTTCCACTGGTTCTTCTTGAGGATGTATCAAATGTGTATGGTGATGTAGAAATTGATCGtaacaaacatatacataaaaagaggaaactagctgagggaagagaaaaaaccATG AGTTCGGATGATGAAGACTGTTCGGCAAAAGGAAGGAATCGTCACATTGTAGTCAATAAAGCAGAGCTTGCTAACTCCATTGAAGTTCTAGAAAGCTTTAAGCTGGCCAGGGAGAGCTGGGAGTTGCTCTACTCCCTAGAATTCCTTGACAAGG AATTTACAAGAATTTGTTTGGCATGGAAGACAGATACTTGGCTTTGGTTAAGAATCTTCCTCACTGATATGATCATCTATCAG GGTCAATATAAAAAAGCAATAGCCAGCCTGCATCATTTAGCAGCTCTCCAGGGATCACTTCCTCAGCCACAGATCACGGGACAGGGGACCCTGGAGCATCAGCGAGCACTCATCCAGCTAGCGACTTGCCACTTCGCTCTAGGAGAGTACAGA ATGACATGTGAAAAAGTCCTTGATTTGATGTGCTACATGGTACTCCCCATTCAAGATGGAGGCAAATCACAGGAAGAACCCTCAAAAATAAAGCCCAAATTTAGAAAAG GTTCAGACCTGAAGCTTCTGCCTTGTACCAGTAAGGCCATCATGCCGTACTGCCTGCATTTAATGTTAGCTTGTTTTAAG CTGCGAGCTTTCACAGACAGCAGGGACGACATGGCACTGGGGCATGTGATCGTCTTGCTTCAGCAAGAGTGGCCACGGGGAGAGAATCTCTTCTTGAAAGCTGTCAATAAGATTTGCCAACAAGGAAATTTCCAATATGAGAATTTTTTCAATTATGTTACAa ATATCGATATGCTGGAGGAATTCGCCTACTTAAGAACTCAAGAAGGTGGGAAAATCCATCTGGAATTACTACCCAATCAAGGAATGCTGATCAA GCACCACACGGTCACTCGGGGCATCACCAAGGGCGTGAAGGAGGACTTCCGCCTGGCCATGGAGCGTCAGGTGTCCCGCTGTGGCGAGAACTTGATGGTGGTGCTACACAGGTTCTGCATCAACGAGAAGATCTTGCTCCTTCAGACTCTGGCCTGA
- the INTS10 gene encoding integrator complex subunit 10 isoform X1, whose translation MSAQGDCEFLVQRARELVQQDLWAAKAWLITARSLYPADFNIQYEMYTIERNAERTATAGRLLYDMFVNFPDQPVVWREISIITSALRNDSQDKQTQFLRSLFETLPGRVQCEMLLKVTEQCFNTLERSEMLLLLLRRFPETVVQHGVGLGEALLEAETIEEQESPVNCFRKLFVCDVLPLIINNHDVRLPANLLYKYLNKAAEFYINYVTRSTQIESQHQGAQESSDLMSPSKRSSQKYIIEGLTEKSSQIVDPWERLFKILNVVGMRCEWQMDKGRRSYGDILHRMKDLCRYMTNFDNEAHAKYKNQVVYSTMLVFFKNAFQYVNSIQPSLFQGPNAPSQVPLVLLEDVSNVYGDVEIDRNKHIHKKRKLAEGREKTMSSDDEDCSAKGRNRHIVVNKAELANSIEVLESFKLARESWELLYSLEFLDKEFTRICLAWKTDTWLWLRIFLTDMIIYQGQYKKAIASLHHLAALQGSLPQPQITGQGTLEHQRALIQLATCHFALGEYRMTCEKVLDLMCYMVLPIQDGGKSQEEPSKIKPKFRKGSDLKLLPCTSKAIMPYCLHLMLACFKLRAFTDSRDDMALGHVIVLLQQEWPRGENLFLKAVNKICQQGNFQYENFFNYVTNIDMLEEFAYLRTQEGGKIHLELLPNQGMLIKPSSPPMGLLQQEFLPVLQPSIQTADRHHTVTRGITKGVKEDFRLAMERQVSRCGENLMVVLHRFCINEKILLLQTLA comes from the exons ATGTCGGCCCAGGGGGACTGCGAGTTCCTGGTGCAGCGAGCCCGGGAACTGGTGCAGCAGGACCTGTGGGCAGCCAAGGCTTGGCTGATCACAGCCCGCAGCCTCTACCCCGCCGACTTTAACATCCAG TATGAGATGTACACCATCGAGCGGAATGCGGAGAGGACTGCCACCGCCGGGAGACTGCTGTACGACAT gtttgtGAATTTCCCAGATCAGCCGGTGGTGTGGAGAGAAATCAGCATTATTACATCAGCATTAAGGAATGATTCACAGGATAAACAAACCCAATTTTTAAGAA GTTTGTTTGAAACTCTCCCTGGTCGAGTCCAGTGCGAAATGTTACTAAAGGTAACAGAACAATGCTTCAACACGTTGGAACGATCAGAAATGTTGCTTCTGCTTTTGAGACGCTTCCCTGAAACAGTGGTACAGCATGGG GTTGGCCTTGGGGAAGCACTATTAGAGGCTGAAACTATTGAAGAACAAGAATCTCCTGTTAACtgctttagaaaattatttg TTTGTGATGTTCTTCCACTAATAATTAACAACCATGATGTTCGATTGCCTGCCAATTTATTATATAAGTACTTGAACAAAGCAGCTGAATTTTATATCAATTACGTCACTAGGTCTACTCAGATAGAGAGTCAGCACCAAG GTGCCCAAGAATCATCTGATTTAATGTCACCTAGCAAACGGAGCTCTCAGAAGTACATAATAGAAGGGCTGACTGAAAAATCATCCCAGATTGTGGACCCTTGGGAGAGgttgtttaagattttaaatgTTGTTGGAATGAGATGTGAATGGCAGATGGATAAAGGAAGACG AAGCTATGGTGATATTTTGCATAGAATGAAGGATCTCTGCAGATACATGACCAACTTTGATAATGAAGCtcatgcaaaatataaaaaccaagtGGTTTATTCCACTATGTTGGTCTTCTTTAAGAATGCATTCCAGTATGTCAACAGCATACAACCATCTCTGTTCCAAG GTCCTAATGCCCCAAGCCAAGTTCCACTGGTTCTTCTTGAGGATGTATCAAATGTGTATGGTGATGTAGAAATTGATCGtaacaaacatatacataaaaagaggaaactagctgagggaagagaaaaaaccATG AGTTCGGATGATGAAGACTGTTCGGCAAAAGGAAGGAATCGTCACATTGTAGTCAATAAAGCAGAGCTTGCTAACTCCATTGAAGTTCTAGAAAGCTTTAAGCTGGCCAGGGAGAGCTGGGAGTTGCTCTACTCCCTAGAATTCCTTGACAAGG AATTTACAAGAATTTGTTTGGCATGGAAGACAGATACTTGGCTTTGGTTAAGAATCTTCCTCACTGATATGATCATCTATCAG GGTCAATATAAAAAAGCAATAGCCAGCCTGCATCATTTAGCAGCTCTCCAGGGATCACTTCCTCAGCCACAGATCACGGGACAGGGGACCCTGGAGCATCAGCGAGCACTCATCCAGCTAGCGACTTGCCACTTCGCTCTAGGAGAGTACAGA ATGACATGTGAAAAAGTCCTTGATTTGATGTGCTACATGGTACTCCCCATTCAAGATGGAGGCAAATCACAGGAAGAACCCTCAAAAATAAAGCCCAAATTTAGAAAAG GTTCAGACCTGAAGCTTCTGCCTTGTACCAGTAAGGCCATCATGCCGTACTGCCTGCATTTAATGTTAGCTTGTTTTAAG CTGCGAGCTTTCACAGACAGCAGGGACGACATGGCACTGGGGCATGTGATCGTCTTGCTTCAGCAAGAGTGGCCACGGGGAGAGAATCTCTTCTTGAAAGCTGTCAATAAGATTTGCCAACAAGGAAATTTCCAATATGAGAATTTTTTCAATTATGTTACAa ATATCGATATGCTGGAGGAATTCGCCTACTTAAGAACTCAAGAAGGTGGGAAAATCCATCTGGAATTACTACCCAATCAAGGAATGCTGATCAA gcCTTCTAGCCCTCCCATGGGGTTACTGCAGCAGGAATTCTTACCTGTGCTTCAGCCCAGCATACAGACTGCTGACAG GCACCACACGGTCACTCGGGGCATCACCAAGGGCGTGAAGGAGGACTTCCGCCTGGCCATGGAGCGTCAGGTGTCCCGCTGTGGCGAGAACTTGATGGTGGTGCTACACAGGTTCTGCATCAACGAGAAGATCTTGCTCCTTCAGACTCTGGCCTGA
- the INTS10 gene encoding integrator complex subunit 10 isoform X4: MRCTPSSGMRRGLPPPGDCCTTYQPVVWREISIITSALRNDSQDKQTQFLRSLFETLPGRVQCEMLLKVTEQCFNTLERSEMLLLLLRRFPETVVQHGVGLGEALLEAETIEEQESPVNCFRKLFVCDVLPLIINNHDVRLPANLLYKYLNKAAEFYINYVTRSTQIESQHQGAQESSDLMSPSKRSSQKYIIEGLTEKSSQIVDPWERLFKILNVVGMRCEWQMDKGRRSYGDILHRMKDLCRYMTNFDNEAHAKYKNQVVYSTMLVFFKNAFQYVNSIQPSLFQGPNAPSQVPLVLLEDVSNVYGDVEIDRNKHIHKKRKLAEGREKTMSSDDEDCSAKGRNRHIVVNKAELANSIEVLESFKLARESWELLYSLEFLDKEFTRICLAWKTDTWLWLRIFLTDMIIYQGQYKKAIASLHHLAALQGSLPQPQITGQGTLEHQRALIQLATCHFALGEYRMTCEKVLDLMCYMVLPIQDGGKSQEEPSKIKPKFRKGSDLKLLPCTSKAIMPYCLHLMLACFKLRAFTDSRDDMALGHVIVLLQQEWPRGENLFLKAVNKICQQGNFQYENFFNYVTNIDMLEEFAYLRTQEGGKIHLELLPNQGMLIKPSSPPMGLLQQEFLPVLQPSIQTADRHHTVTRGITKGVKEDFRLAMERQVSRCGENLMVVLHRFCINEKILLLQTLA, translated from the exons ATGAGATGTACACCATCGAGCGGAATGCGGAGAGGACTGCCACCGCCGGGAGACTGCTGTACGACAT ATCAGCCGGTGGTGTGGAGAGAAATCAGCATTATTACATCAGCATTAAGGAATGATTCACAGGATAAACAAACCCAATTTTTAAGAA GTTTGTTTGAAACTCTCCCTGGTCGAGTCCAGTGCGAAATGTTACTAAAGGTAACAGAACAATGCTTCAACACGTTGGAACGATCAGAAATGTTGCTTCTGCTTTTGAGACGCTTCCCTGAAACAGTGGTACAGCATGGG GTTGGCCTTGGGGAAGCACTATTAGAGGCTGAAACTATTGAAGAACAAGAATCTCCTGTTAACtgctttagaaaattatttg TTTGTGATGTTCTTCCACTAATAATTAACAACCATGATGTTCGATTGCCTGCCAATTTATTATATAAGTACTTGAACAAAGCAGCTGAATTTTATATCAATTACGTCACTAGGTCTACTCAGATAGAGAGTCAGCACCAAG GTGCCCAAGAATCATCTGATTTAATGTCACCTAGCAAACGGAGCTCTCAGAAGTACATAATAGAAGGGCTGACTGAAAAATCATCCCAGATTGTGGACCCTTGGGAGAGgttgtttaagattttaaatgTTGTTGGAATGAGATGTGAATGGCAGATGGATAAAGGAAGACG AAGCTATGGTGATATTTTGCATAGAATGAAGGATCTCTGCAGATACATGACCAACTTTGATAATGAAGCtcatgcaaaatataaaaaccaagtGGTTTATTCCACTATGTTGGTCTTCTTTAAGAATGCATTCCAGTATGTCAACAGCATACAACCATCTCTGTTCCAAG GTCCTAATGCCCCAAGCCAAGTTCCACTGGTTCTTCTTGAGGATGTATCAAATGTGTATGGTGATGTAGAAATTGATCGtaacaaacatatacataaaaagaggaaactagctgagggaagagaaaaaaccATG AGTTCGGATGATGAAGACTGTTCGGCAAAAGGAAGGAATCGTCACATTGTAGTCAATAAAGCAGAGCTTGCTAACTCCATTGAAGTTCTAGAAAGCTTTAAGCTGGCCAGGGAGAGCTGGGAGTTGCTCTACTCCCTAGAATTCCTTGACAAGG AATTTACAAGAATTTGTTTGGCATGGAAGACAGATACTTGGCTTTGGTTAAGAATCTTCCTCACTGATATGATCATCTATCAG GGTCAATATAAAAAAGCAATAGCCAGCCTGCATCATTTAGCAGCTCTCCAGGGATCACTTCCTCAGCCACAGATCACGGGACAGGGGACCCTGGAGCATCAGCGAGCACTCATCCAGCTAGCGACTTGCCACTTCGCTCTAGGAGAGTACAGA ATGACATGTGAAAAAGTCCTTGATTTGATGTGCTACATGGTACTCCCCATTCAAGATGGAGGCAAATCACAGGAAGAACCCTCAAAAATAAAGCCCAAATTTAGAAAAG GTTCAGACCTGAAGCTTCTGCCTTGTACCAGTAAGGCCATCATGCCGTACTGCCTGCATTTAATGTTAGCTTGTTTTAAG CTGCGAGCTTTCACAGACAGCAGGGACGACATGGCACTGGGGCATGTGATCGTCTTGCTTCAGCAAGAGTGGCCACGGGGAGAGAATCTCTTCTTGAAAGCTGTCAATAAGATTTGCCAACAAGGAAATTTCCAATATGAGAATTTTTTCAATTATGTTACAa ATATCGATATGCTGGAGGAATTCGCCTACTTAAGAACTCAAGAAGGTGGGAAAATCCATCTGGAATTACTACCCAATCAAGGAATGCTGATCAA gcCTTCTAGCCCTCCCATGGGGTTACTGCAGCAGGAATTCTTACCTGTGCTTCAGCCCAGCATACAGACTGCTGACAG GCACCACACGGTCACTCGGGGCATCACCAAGGGCGTGAAGGAGGACTTCCGCCTGGCCATGGAGCGTCAGGTGTCCCGCTGTGGCGAGAACTTGATGGTGGTGCTACACAGGTTCTGCATCAACGAGAAGATCTTGCTCCTTCAGACTCTGGCCTGA
- the INTS10 gene encoding integrator complex subunit 10 isoform X3, producing the protein MYTIERNAERTATAGRLLYDMFVNFPDQPVVWREISIITSALRNDSQDKQTQFLRSLFETLPGRVQCEMLLKVTEQCFNTLERSEMLLLLLRRFPETVVQHGVGLGEALLEAETIEEQESPVNCFRKLFVCDVLPLIINNHDVRLPANLLYKYLNKAAEFYINYVTRSTQIESQHQGAQESSDLMSPSKRSSQKYIIEGLTEKSSQIVDPWERLFKILNVVGMRCEWQMDKGRRSYGDILHRMKDLCRYMTNFDNEAHAKYKNQVVYSTMLVFFKNAFQYVNSIQPSLFQGPNAPSQVPLVLLEDVSNVYGDVEIDRNKHIHKKRKLAEGREKTMSSDDEDCSAKGRNRHIVVNKAELANSIEVLESFKLARESWELLYSLEFLDKEFTRICLAWKTDTWLWLRIFLTDMIIYQGQYKKAIASLHHLAALQGSLPQPQITGQGTLEHQRALIQLATCHFALGEYRMTCEKVLDLMCYMVLPIQDGGKSQEEPSKIKPKFRKGSDLKLLPCTSKAIMPYCLHLMLACFKLRAFTDSRDDMALGHVIVLLQQEWPRGENLFLKAVNKICQQGNFQYENFFNYVTNIDMLEEFAYLRTQEGGKIHLELLPNQGMLIKPSSPPMGLLQQEFLPVLQPSIQTADRHHTVTRGITKGVKEDFRLAMERQVSRCGENLMVVLHRFCINEKILLLQTLA; encoded by the exons ATGTACACCATCGAGCGGAATGCGGAGAGGACTGCCACCGCCGGGAGACTGCTGTACGACAT gtttgtGAATTTCCCAGATCAGCCGGTGGTGTGGAGAGAAATCAGCATTATTACATCAGCATTAAGGAATGATTCACAGGATAAACAAACCCAATTTTTAAGAA GTTTGTTTGAAACTCTCCCTGGTCGAGTCCAGTGCGAAATGTTACTAAAGGTAACAGAACAATGCTTCAACACGTTGGAACGATCAGAAATGTTGCTTCTGCTTTTGAGACGCTTCCCTGAAACAGTGGTACAGCATGGG GTTGGCCTTGGGGAAGCACTATTAGAGGCTGAAACTATTGAAGAACAAGAATCTCCTGTTAACtgctttagaaaattatttg TTTGTGATGTTCTTCCACTAATAATTAACAACCATGATGTTCGATTGCCTGCCAATTTATTATATAAGTACTTGAACAAAGCAGCTGAATTTTATATCAATTACGTCACTAGGTCTACTCAGATAGAGAGTCAGCACCAAG GTGCCCAAGAATCATCTGATTTAATGTCACCTAGCAAACGGAGCTCTCAGAAGTACATAATAGAAGGGCTGACTGAAAAATCATCCCAGATTGTGGACCCTTGGGAGAGgttgtttaagattttaaatgTTGTTGGAATGAGATGTGAATGGCAGATGGATAAAGGAAGACG AAGCTATGGTGATATTTTGCATAGAATGAAGGATCTCTGCAGATACATGACCAACTTTGATAATGAAGCtcatgcaaaatataaaaaccaagtGGTTTATTCCACTATGTTGGTCTTCTTTAAGAATGCATTCCAGTATGTCAACAGCATACAACCATCTCTGTTCCAAG GTCCTAATGCCCCAAGCCAAGTTCCACTGGTTCTTCTTGAGGATGTATCAAATGTGTATGGTGATGTAGAAATTGATCGtaacaaacatatacataaaaagaggaaactagctgagggaagagaaaaaaccATG AGTTCGGATGATGAAGACTGTTCGGCAAAAGGAAGGAATCGTCACATTGTAGTCAATAAAGCAGAGCTTGCTAACTCCATTGAAGTTCTAGAAAGCTTTAAGCTGGCCAGGGAGAGCTGGGAGTTGCTCTACTCCCTAGAATTCCTTGACAAGG AATTTACAAGAATTTGTTTGGCATGGAAGACAGATACTTGGCTTTGGTTAAGAATCTTCCTCACTGATATGATCATCTATCAG GGTCAATATAAAAAAGCAATAGCCAGCCTGCATCATTTAGCAGCTCTCCAGGGATCACTTCCTCAGCCACAGATCACGGGACAGGGGACCCTGGAGCATCAGCGAGCACTCATCCAGCTAGCGACTTGCCACTTCGCTCTAGGAGAGTACAGA ATGACATGTGAAAAAGTCCTTGATTTGATGTGCTACATGGTACTCCCCATTCAAGATGGAGGCAAATCACAGGAAGAACCCTCAAAAATAAAGCCCAAATTTAGAAAAG GTTCAGACCTGAAGCTTCTGCCTTGTACCAGTAAGGCCATCATGCCGTACTGCCTGCATTTAATGTTAGCTTGTTTTAAG CTGCGAGCTTTCACAGACAGCAGGGACGACATGGCACTGGGGCATGTGATCGTCTTGCTTCAGCAAGAGTGGCCACGGGGAGAGAATCTCTTCTTGAAAGCTGTCAATAAGATTTGCCAACAAGGAAATTTCCAATATGAGAATTTTTTCAATTATGTTACAa ATATCGATATGCTGGAGGAATTCGCCTACTTAAGAACTCAAGAAGGTGGGAAAATCCATCTGGAATTACTACCCAATCAAGGAATGCTGATCAA gcCTTCTAGCCCTCCCATGGGGTTACTGCAGCAGGAATTCTTACCTGTGCTTCAGCCCAGCATACAGACTGCTGACAG GCACCACACGGTCACTCGGGGCATCACCAAGGGCGTGAAGGAGGACTTCCGCCTGGCCATGGAGCGTCAGGTGTCCCGCTGTGGCGAGAACTTGATGGTGGTGCTACACAGGTTCTGCATCAACGAGAAGATCTTGCTCCTTCAGACTCTGGCCTGA
- the INTS10 gene encoding integrator complex subunit 10 isoform X5, protein MLLKVTEQCFNTLERSEMLLLLLRRFPETVVQHGVGLGEALLEAETIEEQESPVNCFRKLFVCDVLPLIINNHDVRLPANLLYKYLNKAAEFYINYVTRSTQIESQHQGAQESSDLMSPSKRSSQKYIIEGLTEKSSQIVDPWERLFKILNVVGMRCEWQMDKGRRSYGDILHRMKDLCRYMTNFDNEAHAKYKNQVVYSTMLVFFKNAFQYVNSIQPSLFQGPNAPSQVPLVLLEDVSNVYGDVEIDRNKHIHKKRKLAEGREKTMSSDDEDCSAKGRNRHIVVNKAELANSIEVLESFKLARESWELLYSLEFLDKEFTRICLAWKTDTWLWLRIFLTDMIIYQGQYKKAIASLHHLAALQGSLPQPQITGQGTLEHQRALIQLATCHFALGEYRMTCEKVLDLMCYMVLPIQDGGKSQEEPSKIKPKFRKGSDLKLLPCTSKAIMPYCLHLMLACFKLRAFTDSRDDMALGHVIVLLQQEWPRGENLFLKAVNKICQQGNFQYENFFNYVTNIDMLEEFAYLRTQEGGKIHLELLPNQGMLIKPSSPPMGLLQQEFLPVLQPSIQTADRHHTVTRGITKGVKEDFRLAMERQVSRCGENLMVVLHRFCINEKILLLQTLA, encoded by the exons ATGTTACTAAAGGTAACAGAACAATGCTTCAACACGTTGGAACGATCAGAAATGTTGCTTCTGCTTTTGAGACGCTTCCCTGAAACAGTGGTACAGCATGGG GTTGGCCTTGGGGAAGCACTATTAGAGGCTGAAACTATTGAAGAACAAGAATCTCCTGTTAACtgctttagaaaattatttg TTTGTGATGTTCTTCCACTAATAATTAACAACCATGATGTTCGATTGCCTGCCAATTTATTATATAAGTACTTGAACAAAGCAGCTGAATTTTATATCAATTACGTCACTAGGTCTACTCAGATAGAGAGTCAGCACCAAG GTGCCCAAGAATCATCTGATTTAATGTCACCTAGCAAACGGAGCTCTCAGAAGTACATAATAGAAGGGCTGACTGAAAAATCATCCCAGATTGTGGACCCTTGGGAGAGgttgtttaagattttaaatgTTGTTGGAATGAGATGTGAATGGCAGATGGATAAAGGAAGACG AAGCTATGGTGATATTTTGCATAGAATGAAGGATCTCTGCAGATACATGACCAACTTTGATAATGAAGCtcatgcaaaatataaaaaccaagtGGTTTATTCCACTATGTTGGTCTTCTTTAAGAATGCATTCCAGTATGTCAACAGCATACAACCATCTCTGTTCCAAG GTCCTAATGCCCCAAGCCAAGTTCCACTGGTTCTTCTTGAGGATGTATCAAATGTGTATGGTGATGTAGAAATTGATCGtaacaaacatatacataaaaagaggaaactagctgagggaagagaaaaaaccATG AGTTCGGATGATGAAGACTGTTCGGCAAAAGGAAGGAATCGTCACATTGTAGTCAATAAAGCAGAGCTTGCTAACTCCATTGAAGTTCTAGAAAGCTTTAAGCTGGCCAGGGAGAGCTGGGAGTTGCTCTACTCCCTAGAATTCCTTGACAAGG AATTTACAAGAATTTGTTTGGCATGGAAGACAGATACTTGGCTTTGGTTAAGAATCTTCCTCACTGATATGATCATCTATCAG GGTCAATATAAAAAAGCAATAGCCAGCCTGCATCATTTAGCAGCTCTCCAGGGATCACTTCCTCAGCCACAGATCACGGGACAGGGGACCCTGGAGCATCAGCGAGCACTCATCCAGCTAGCGACTTGCCACTTCGCTCTAGGAGAGTACAGA ATGACATGTGAAAAAGTCCTTGATTTGATGTGCTACATGGTACTCCCCATTCAAGATGGAGGCAAATCACAGGAAGAACCCTCAAAAATAAAGCCCAAATTTAGAAAAG GTTCAGACCTGAAGCTTCTGCCTTGTACCAGTAAGGCCATCATGCCGTACTGCCTGCATTTAATGTTAGCTTGTTTTAAG CTGCGAGCTTTCACAGACAGCAGGGACGACATGGCACTGGGGCATGTGATCGTCTTGCTTCAGCAAGAGTGGCCACGGGGAGAGAATCTCTTCTTGAAAGCTGTCAATAAGATTTGCCAACAAGGAAATTTCCAATATGAGAATTTTTTCAATTATGTTACAa ATATCGATATGCTGGAGGAATTCGCCTACTTAAGAACTCAAGAAGGTGGGAAAATCCATCTGGAATTACTACCCAATCAAGGAATGCTGATCAA gcCTTCTAGCCCTCCCATGGGGTTACTGCAGCAGGAATTCTTACCTGTGCTTCAGCCCAGCATACAGACTGCTGACAG GCACCACACGGTCACTCGGGGCATCACCAAGGGCGTGAAGGAGGACTTCCGCCTGGCCATGGAGCGTCAGGTGTCCCGCTGTGGCGAGAACTTGATGGTGGTGCTACACAGGTTCTGCATCAACGAGAAGATCTTGCTCCTTCAGACTCTGGCCTGA